A genomic region of Sulfobacillus acidophilus DSM 10332 contains the following coding sequences:
- a CDS encoding SUF system FeS assembly protein, NifU family (PFAM: NifU-like N terminal domain~TIGRFAM: SUF system FeS assembly protein, NifU family~COGs: COG0822 NifU homolog involved in Fe-S cluster formation~InterPro IPR011341:IPR002871~KEGG: bmd:BMD_4977 SUF system FeS assembly protein~PFAM: NIF system FeS cluster assembly, NifU, N-terminal~SPTR: YurV protein;~TIGRFAM: SUF system FeS cluster assembly, SufU scaffold) yields the protein MNLDDLYRETILDHNQSPRNRGHLEHPTRVVGLLNPTCGDQIQLELEIHDGRIADIRFEGHGCSISMASASMLTEAVKGQPVDQALMLARSFKSFLTGEPSPVPLGDLEALKGVSQFPSRVKCATLAHNALEKGLTEPEQPAE from the coding sequence ATGAATTTAGACGATCTTTATCGCGAAACGATTTTGGATCATAATCAGTCGCCGCGCAATCGGGGCCATTTAGAGCACCCGACACGCGTGGTCGGGTTGCTTAACCCGACCTGTGGAGACCAGATTCAATTGGAGTTGGAGATTCACGACGGCCGGATCGCCGATATTCGATTTGAAGGCCACGGGTGCTCAATTAGCATGGCCTCCGCCTCCATGTTGACGGAAGCGGTTAAAGGCCAACCGGTGGATCAGGCACTCATGCTAGCCCGGAGCTTTAAATCCTTTTTGACCGGGGAGCCCTCGCCGGTTCCCTTGGGCGATTTGGAAGCATTGAAAGGGGTTTCCCAGTTTCCAAGCCGCGTAAAGTGCGCCACTTTGGCGCATAATGCCTTGGAAAAGGGCTTGACGGAACCCGAGCAACCGGCGGAATAA
- a CDS encoding shikimate dehydrogenase (PFAM: Shikimate dehydrogenase substrate binding domain~TIGRFAM: shikimate 5-dehydrogenase~COGs: COG0169 Shikimate 5-dehydrogenase~InterPro IPR013708~KEGG: srm:SRM_02503 shikimate 5-dehydrogenase~PFAM: Shikimate dehydrogenase substrate binding, N-terminal~SPTR: Shikimate dehydrogenase) → MGQQVQLFAVMGQPIAHSLSPVMHNQAFRQRDWPAFYFPVEAGPDQLTQKLAAFQSLGGVGANLTRPLKEVIVPLLREASPWVQRTGACNTIAWRDGGWVGDNTDVQALLEALPPARPGERALVLGAGGAAQASGVALTERGYHVTAALRHPRSLPWATSIIDWDERLKEAEWAVVVNATPLGQAGEESLLQWPRPIPGGIGVDWVYRPRWTPFLESVRQSGGRPIDGLTLLVEQARLAWRLWFQETAPAAPMWDAVAPWLDEGMKSENLKE, encoded by the coding sequence ATGGGGCAACAGGTGCAATTATTTGCGGTAATGGGACAGCCCATTGCCCATTCCTTATCGCCGGTGATGCATAATCAGGCGTTTCGCCAGCGAGACTGGCCCGCGTTTTATTTCCCGGTGGAAGCGGGGCCCGACCAATTGACCCAAAAGTTGGCGGCGTTTCAAAGTTTGGGCGGCGTCGGCGCCAACTTAACCCGACCGCTCAAAGAGGTGATCGTGCCGCTTTTGCGCGAAGCCTCTCCCTGGGTGCAGCGAACGGGCGCATGTAACACCATCGCGTGGCGTGATGGAGGCTGGGTGGGCGACAATACGGACGTTCAGGCATTACTGGAGGCCTTGCCGCCCGCCCGTCCGGGGGAACGCGCCTTGGTGTTGGGGGCCGGAGGGGCAGCCCAAGCCAGTGGCGTTGCCCTAACCGAGCGGGGGTATCATGTCACGGCGGCTTTGCGTCATCCCCGTTCACTTCCTTGGGCCACCTCGATTATCGACTGGGATGAACGGTTAAAAGAAGCGGAGTGGGCCGTCGTCGTCAACGCCACCCCCTTGGGCCAGGCCGGGGAAGAATCTCTTCTGCAGTGGCCTCGCCCGATACCCGGCGGTATTGGCGTGGATTGGGTCTATCGGCCCCGTTGGACGCCATTTTTGGAATCGGTTCGGCAATCCGGCGGCCGACCCATTGACGGGCTCACCTTGTTGGTCGAGCAAGCCCGCCTCGCCTGGCGGTTATGGTTTCAGGAAACGGCACCGGCCGCCCCCATGTGGGACGCGGTAGCGCCCTGGCTGGATGAAGGCATGAAAAGCGAGAACCTGAAAGAATAG
- a CDS encoding FeS assembly protein SufB (PFAM: Uncharacterized protein family (UPF0051)~TIGRFAM: FeS assembly protein SufB~COGs: COG0719 ABC-type transport system involved in Fe-S cluster assembly permease component~InterPro IPR010231:IPR000825~KEGG: bts:Btus_0577 FeS assembly protein SufB~PFAM: SUF system FeS cluster assembly, SufBD~SPTR: FeS assembly protein SufB;~TIGRFAM: SUF system FeS cluster assembly, SufB), translating into MASDIQSEYQYGFNDGDVAVLKFNRGLSRETVEEISRIKQEPKWMLDFRLHALDVFYKKPMPKWGANLDALNFDDIVYYVKPSERQGRTWEDVPQAIKDTFERLGIPEAERKFLAGVSAQYESEVVYHSIRDDLKAKGIIFTDTDSALREYPELFREYFGTVIPPEDNKFAALNSAVWSGGSFVYIPKGVKTDIPLQAYFRINSENMGQFERTLIIAEEDSFGHYVEGCTAPVYSSESLHSAVVEIIVKDRARMRYTTVQNWAPNIYNLVTKRAIAYQDATMEWVDGNIGSKATMKYPSVYLVGPGAKGMVLSIAVAGKDQHQDTGAKMIHAAPHTTSTIVSKSISKHGGKTTYRGLVHFAPDADGSKSNVKCDTLIMDDLSTSDTIPYSEVENANSEMEHEATVTKVSEEALFYLTSRGLSEEEATRMIVMGFIEPFTRELPMEFAVEMNRLIKFEMEGAIG; encoded by the coding sequence ATGGCGTCAGATATTCAATCGGAATATCAATACGGCTTTAACGACGGCGATGTTGCGGTCTTAAAGTTTAACCGCGGCCTGAGCCGGGAAACCGTCGAAGAGATTTCCCGCATCAAGCAAGAACCGAAGTGGATGTTAGATTTCCGCCTGCATGCGCTGGATGTCTTTTATAAAAAACCGATGCCGAAGTGGGGAGCCAACCTCGACGCCCTCAACTTCGACGATATTGTCTATTACGTCAAACCGTCCGAACGGCAAGGACGGACCTGGGAGGATGTTCCGCAGGCGATTAAAGATACGTTCGAACGGCTGGGGATACCGGAAGCCGAGCGGAAGTTTCTCGCCGGGGTATCGGCCCAATACGAATCGGAAGTGGTTTACCACAGTATCCGGGATGATTTGAAAGCGAAGGGCATTATCTTTACCGACACCGATTCCGCGTTACGCGAATATCCGGAACTGTTCCGGGAATATTTCGGGACCGTCATCCCTCCGGAGGACAATAAATTTGCCGCCTTAAATTCGGCCGTGTGGTCCGGCGGGTCGTTCGTCTACATTCCCAAAGGCGTGAAGACCGATATCCCGTTACAAGCCTATTTCCGGATTAACTCGGAAAATATGGGGCAATTTGAGCGAACGCTCATCATCGCCGAAGAGGATTCCTTCGGTCATTACGTGGAAGGCTGTACCGCTCCGGTCTATTCCAGCGAGTCCTTACATTCCGCGGTGGTCGAAATCATCGTCAAAGATCGGGCGCGGATGCGCTACACGACCGTCCAAAACTGGGCACCTAATATTTATAACTTGGTGACCAAGCGGGCTATTGCCTACCAGGACGCCACCATGGAATGGGTCGACGGTAACATCGGCTCAAAAGCCACCATGAAGTATCCCTCCGTCTATTTGGTGGGACCCGGAGCTAAAGGCATGGTCCTCTCGATTGCGGTGGCCGGTAAAGACCAGCACCAAGATACCGGCGCCAAAATGATTCATGCGGCGCCCCATACCACCTCGACCATCGTATCCAAGTCCATCAGCAAGCATGGCGGGAAAACCACCTATCGCGGGCTCGTACACTTTGCTCCGGATGCGGACGGGTCAAAATCCAACGTCAAATGTGACACGTTGATTATGGACGATTTGTCGACATCGGATACGATTCCCTATAGCGAAGTCGAAAACGCCAACTCGGAAATGGAGCATGAGGCGACCGTGACCAAGGTGAGTGAAGAAGCCTTATTCTACCTCACCAGTCGTGGCCTCAGTGAAGAAGAAGCCACGCGCATGATTGTCATGGGATTTATCGAACCCTTTACGCGCGAGTTGCCCATGGAATTTGCCGTGGAAATGAACCGCTTAATCAAGTTTGAGATGGAAGGGGCTATCGGGTAG
- a CDS encoding shikimate kinase (PFAM: Shikimate kinase~COGs: COG0703 Shikimate kinase~HAMAP: Shikimate kinase~InterPro IPR000623~KEGG: rrs:RoseRS_4543 shikimate kinase~PFAM: Shikimate kinase~PRIAM: Shikimate kinase~SPTR: Shikimate kinase) — MNFKSIAVVGMMGAGKSTVAQQLATRLEWPWYDLDHVTETVAGESIPRLFAQSGETGFRRWEREALTVVAMTYPRPHVLATGGGTPLSSANQEILGQAYHVIWLDADPELLWARVADSDRPLVQHGKADFLKLAAARRPVYRQVAHMRIDVGSLSPAEIVDVILKIWPEQEGGEL; from the coding sequence GTGAATTTTAAGTCGATTGCCGTGGTGGGCATGATGGGAGCCGGGAAATCGACCGTGGCCCAGCAGTTGGCCACGCGGCTCGAGTGGCCTTGGTACGATCTCGATCACGTAACCGAGACGGTGGCGGGCGAATCCATTCCCCGGCTGTTCGCCCAGAGCGGAGAAACCGGGTTTCGCCGGTGGGAACGCGAGGCGCTCACGGTCGTGGCCATGACGTATCCGCGTCCGCATGTGCTGGCGACCGGCGGTGGCACTCCTCTTTCGTCGGCCAATCAGGAGATTTTGGGTCAAGCCTATCATGTCATCTGGTTAGATGCCGATCCCGAGCTTTTATGGGCCCGCGTGGCGGATTCCGATCGCCCGCTGGTCCAGCACGGTAAAGCCGATTTTCTGAAACTGGCCGCCGCGCGCCGACCGGTCTATCGCCAAGTGGCCCATATGCGGATCGACGTGGGAAGCTTATCCCCGGCCGAGATCGTCGACGTCATTTTAAAAATTTGGCCAGAGCAAGAGGGGGGAGAGTTATGA
- a CDS encoding HAD superfamily (subfamily IIIA) phosphatase, TIGR01668 (TIGRFAM: HAD-superfamily hydrolase, subfamily IIIA; HAD superfamily (subfamily IIIA) phosphatase, TIGR01668~COGs: COG2179 hydrolase of the HAD superfamily~InterPro IPR010021:IPR006549:IPR005834~KEGG: mta:Moth_1559 HAD family phosphatase~PFAM: Haloacid dehalogenase-like hydrolase~SPTR: HAD-superfamily phosphatase subfamily IIIA;~TIGRFAM: HAD-superfamily phosphatase, subfamily IIIA; HAD-superfamily hydrolase, subfamily IIIA), with the protein MIRLLKPRLFVQSIYDLDLAGLVGRGIRGLILDLDNTLVGWNQPHAPRELLDWFQRVQQQGIKTYIVSNNWEARVTAFSRLVGVAGIAKAAKPRRWAFRQAMAAMGTEHETTAVIGDQIFTDILGGNRLNLFTILVHPMDSREFWTTRIVRRIERALVAESLSSGA; encoded by the coding sequence ATGATTCGACTACTGAAGCCACGCTTGTTTGTTCAGTCTATTTATGATCTCGACTTGGCCGGTCTGGTCGGGCGTGGCATTCGCGGACTGATTCTCGACCTCGACAATACCTTAGTCGGTTGGAATCAGCCACACGCCCCGCGGGAGTTGTTGGATTGGTTTCAACGCGTTCAACAACAAGGCATCAAAACCTATATTGTCTCGAATAACTGGGAGGCCCGGGTGACGGCGTTTTCCCGGCTAGTGGGCGTCGCCGGCATTGCCAAGGCGGCCAAACCCCGGCGCTGGGCCTTTCGCCAAGCGATGGCGGCGATGGGGACGGAGCACGAGACGACGGCGGTCATCGGCGACCAAATTTTTACCGACATCCTGGGTGGCAACCGGCTGAACTTATTTACGATTCTTGTGCACCCGATGGATAGCCGGGAATTTTGGACGACCCGCATTGTGCGCCGTATCGAACGGGCCTTGGTGGCGGAAAGCCTTTCCTCGGGAGCGTAA
- a CDS encoding chorismate synthase (PFAM: Chorismate synthase~TIGRFAM: chorismate synthase~COGs: COG0082 Chorismate synthase~InterPro IPR000453~KEGG: bmd:BMD_3029 chorismate synthase~PFAM: Chorismate synthase~PRIAM: Chorismate synthase~SPTR: Chorismate synthase;~TIGRFAM: Chorismate synthase): MGTWHWLTAGESHGPGLVGIIEGVPAGVPLTRDMINEDLARRQKGYGRGGRMAIERDMVDIWGGVRHGRTLGSPVALTIQNRDFTNWAESMSPDPGQPDRVVTRPRPGHADLVGGIKYGHRDLRNVLERASARETTMRVALGAVARAFLRPLGIEVYGHVTRIGPVSAPAGEWTLEDIRRAEESPVRVVDDTVAAAMMAAIDQAKEAGDTLGGTFEVVAFGLPVGLGSYVQWHRRLEARLGAALLSIPAMKGVEVGTGFEQAGQEGSMVHDAIWWEEGQGFRRLSNRAGGLEGGMTTGMPLTVRVGMKPLSTLMSPLGSFDIETKEPFLAQVERSDVTAVPAAVVIGEAMVMLVLAEAILEKFGGDSLPEVQDRIRRWQETVREF; encoded by the coding sequence ATGGGGACCTGGCATTGGCTGACGGCCGGCGAATCACACGGGCCCGGATTAGTGGGCATTATTGAAGGGGTACCGGCTGGGGTGCCGTTAACCCGGGATATGATTAATGAAGACTTGGCCCGCCGTCAGAAAGGGTATGGACGGGGCGGTCGGATGGCGATTGAGCGTGACATGGTGGACATTTGGGGTGGGGTTCGCCACGGCCGGACACTCGGTAGTCCGGTGGCACTGACCATTCAAAATCGGGATTTTACCAATTGGGCGGAATCGATGTCCCCGGATCCGGGTCAACCGGATCGCGTGGTGACGCGTCCCCGACCCGGCCATGCCGATTTGGTCGGCGGCATAAAGTATGGCCACCGTGATTTACGAAACGTCCTGGAACGGGCGTCGGCCCGGGAGACGACCATGCGGGTGGCGCTCGGGGCCGTCGCGCGGGCCTTTTTACGCCCGTTAGGGATTGAGGTCTATGGCCACGTCACGCGAATTGGACCTGTCAGTGCACCGGCCGGCGAATGGACCCTGGAGGACATCCGCCGTGCCGAGGAGTCTCCGGTGCGAGTGGTGGACGACACGGTGGCGGCCGCGATGATGGCGGCTATCGATCAGGCGAAGGAGGCCGGCGATACGTTAGGCGGAACATTTGAGGTCGTGGCCTTCGGTCTGCCGGTGGGACTGGGCAGTTACGTACAGTGGCATCGGCGGCTGGAAGCGCGCCTCGGGGCTGCTCTGCTTTCCATCCCGGCCATGAAAGGGGTTGAAGTAGGCACAGGGTTTGAGCAAGCCGGCCAGGAAGGCTCCATGGTGCATGATGCGATCTGGTGGGAAGAGGGGCAAGGATTTCGCCGCTTGTCCAACCGGGCCGGGGGGCTCGAAGGCGGTATGACGACCGGCATGCCGTTAACGGTGCGCGTCGGGATGAAGCCCTTGTCCACCCTCATGTCGCCGTTAGGGTCTTTCGACATCGAAACCAAGGAACCGTTTTTGGCTCAGGTCGAACGGTCGGATGTCACCGCGGTGCCGGCGGCGGTGGTTATCGGAGAGGCGATGGTGATGCTGGTGCTGGCGGAAGCGATTTTAGAAAAGTTTGGCGGCGACAGCTTGCCGGAAGTGCAGGACCGTATCCGGCGGTGGCAGGAGACGGTGCGTGAATTTTAA
- a CDS encoding FeS assembly ATPase SufC (PFAM: ABC transporter~TIGRFAM: FeS assembly ATPase SufC~COGs: COG0396 ABC-type transport system involved in Fe-S cluster assembly ATPase component~InterPro IPR003593:IPR010230:IPR003439~KEGG: gct:GC56T3_0510 FeS assembly ATPase SufC~PFAM: ABC transporter-like~SMART: ATPase, AAA+ type, core~SPTR: ABC transporter (ATP-binding protein);~TIGRFAM: ATPase SufC, SUF system FeS cluster assembly) — translation MTTPVLEIHNLHLAIDGKPILKGLSLTIRGGEIHAIMGPNGTGKTSLSQALMGHPRYQVTEGQVLLDGEDVLAMKPDQRARKGLFLAMQYPSEISGVTTANFLRAAINARRDEKHPIPLKEFRDRLDEVMRFLEMDPKFANRYLNEGFSGGEKKRNEIVQMLMLEPRIAILDEIDSGLDIDAIKVVAKGVNSLIGPEFGALIITHYQRILSYVKPDYVHIMFDGRIVKSGDARLAEELEQKGYDWIREELAHVGDR, via the coding sequence ATGACAACTCCAGTACTGGAAATTCATAATCTACACTTGGCCATTGACGGGAAACCCATCTTAAAAGGACTCTCCCTGACGATCCGCGGCGGCGAAATTCACGCGATTATGGGACCGAACGGCACGGGAAAAACCTCGCTCTCGCAAGCGTTAATGGGACATCCGCGGTATCAGGTGACCGAGGGCCAGGTTTTATTAGACGGCGAGGACGTCTTGGCCATGAAACCGGATCAGCGAGCGCGTAAGGGCCTTTTCTTGGCCATGCAATATCCGAGTGAGATTTCCGGCGTCACCACGGCGAATTTTCTCCGGGCGGCCATTAATGCACGCCGCGACGAAAAGCATCCCATTCCGTTAAAAGAATTTCGCGATCGCTTAGATGAGGTCATGCGTTTTCTGGAGATGGACCCGAAGTTCGCGAATCGCTACTTAAACGAAGGATTCTCCGGAGGAGAAAAAAAGCGTAATGAAATCGTCCAAATGCTGATGCTGGAGCCCCGGATCGCAATCTTAGACGAAATTGACTCGGGTCTGGACATCGATGCCATCAAGGTCGTCGCCAAAGGGGTCAATTCCCTGATTGGGCCCGAATTTGGAGCCCTCATCATTACCCACTATCAACGCATTTTAAGTTACGTCAAGCCGGATTACGTCCACATCATGTTTGACGGCCGGATCGTGAAATCGGGCGATGCCCGTCTTGCCGAAGAGCTTGAGCAAAAGGGCTACGACTGGATCCGGGAAGAATTGGCCCACGTAGGCGACCGTTAG
- a CDS encoding SufBD protein (PFAM: Uncharacterized protein family (UPF0051)~TIGRFAM: FeS assembly protein SufD~COGs: COG0719 ABC-type transport system involved in Fe-S cluster assembly permease component~InterPro IPR000825~KEGG: ttr:Tter_1697 FeS assembly protein SufD~PFAM: SUF system FeS cluster assembly, SufBD~SPTR: FeS assembly protein SufD) translates to MSPIITDEVLRLQQFIEIQFAADPDWLRARRLELAERVFAADWPVRERTSLKRRKWDTLPWTTPVTPPTSMPPTSVDWLFVNGTALASPTRAALPSGVIVMPLLEAARNHPDLVRPYLGQIADDSRDRAALLNAALWREGLFVYVPAHVQVDPVMTWGFLTAGEAPTWFARNLIVAEAGSRIQLVEHIQAEDDVPRGLGLEVTEMAIHPGAEVTWGIIQQMGSHWDAVIRRYHRVMQDGRLHLNVGEFGTGLEIAEHVTKLEGPGATTRSVSVLFGTDQQHLDYQAEHHHLAPHTTSDMVARGVMDDEARSIFNGLTLIQAGARGSDGRQKQQALMLSDAARADAIPSLIIDERDVYAAHAASAGPLDKAALFYLMSRGLPESEARRLMIEGFLSPVIDSIPLESVREHVWSAVERKIRP, encoded by the coding sequence ATGAGCCCCATAATCACCGACGAGGTATTACGGCTGCAACAATTTATTGAAATCCAATTTGCCGCGGATCCGGATTGGCTACGTGCGCGTCGGCTCGAGTTGGCGGAACGGGTGTTTGCGGCCGATTGGCCGGTCCGCGAGCGCACGTCGTTAAAACGCCGCAAATGGGACACCCTTCCTTGGACTACGCCTGTTACCCCGCCGACCTCGATGCCCCCAACATCGGTAGACTGGCTCTTCGTCAACGGAACGGCGTTGGCATCCCCCACCCGAGCGGCCCTCCCGTCGGGCGTCATCGTGATGCCCTTATTGGAAGCCGCCCGCAATCATCCGGACTTGGTGAGGCCCTATTTAGGCCAAATCGCCGACGATTCCCGGGACCGGGCGGCCCTTCTCAATGCAGCCCTTTGGCGCGAGGGTCTCTTCGTTTATGTACCGGCCCATGTCCAGGTCGATCCCGTGATGACCTGGGGATTTCTGACCGCCGGAGAGGCGCCCACCTGGTTTGCCCGAAACCTGATTGTGGCGGAAGCCGGGAGCCGCATTCAACTCGTCGAACACATTCAAGCCGAAGATGACGTGCCACGCGGGTTAGGCCTGGAAGTCACCGAGATGGCGATTCACCCTGGCGCCGAAGTCACCTGGGGCATTATTCAACAGATGGGAAGCCATTGGGATGCGGTCATCCGCCGATATCATCGGGTGATGCAAGACGGACGTCTTCACCTGAACGTCGGTGAATTTGGTACCGGACTGGAAATTGCCGAACATGTGACCAAGCTGGAAGGGCCGGGAGCCACCACCCGAAGCGTGAGTGTGCTATTCGGCACGGATCAACAACACCTTGATTACCAAGCCGAACACCACCATTTGGCCCCCCACACGACCAGCGACATGGTTGCGCGGGGCGTCATGGACGATGAGGCTCGTAGCATTTTTAACGGCCTGACCCTGATTCAAGCGGGCGCCCGAGGATCCGACGGCCGCCAAAAGCAACAAGCCTTGATGCTGTCCGATGCGGCGCGTGCCGATGCCATCCCCTCGCTCATTATTGACGAACGCGATGTCTACGCGGCGCATGCGGCCAGTGCGGGTCCTCTCGATAAGGCCGCCTTATTCTATCTCATGAGCCGCGGACTCCCGGAAAGTGAAGCCCGTCGTCTCATGATTGAAGGCTTTTTGTCGCCCGTGATCGACTCGATTCCGTTAGAATCTGTGCGCGAACACGTGTGGTCGGCCGTCGAAAGGAAGATCCGCCCATGA
- a CDS encoding cysteine desulfurase, SufS subfamily (PFAM: Aminotransferase class-V~TIGRFAM: cysteine desulfurases, SufS subfamily~COGs: COG0520 Selenocysteine lyase~InterPro IPR010970:IPR000192~KEGG: bts:Btus_0575 cysteine desulfurase, SufS subfamily~PFAM: Aminotransferase, class V/Cysteine desulfurase~PRIAM: Cysteine desulfurase~SPTR: Cysteine desulfurase;~TIGRFAM: Cysteine desulfurase, SufS) → MTRTLVDIRQDFPILTREIHGHRLVYLDSAATSQKPESVIQAIDHYYRHSNANVLRSVHTLAEEATTLYEDARRKVARFIGAKTSQEVIFTRGTTESLNVVARGWGDKFVQPGDEIVVSPMEHHSNLIPWQQLAQRRQAVLRFVELNGDGTIALDEVRRVINAKTKIVALSRISNVLGTINPIAEISALAHQQGAVMVVDGAQSVPHEPTDVKRLGADFLAFSGHKMLGPTGIGVLWGRRELLDAMDPVLFGGEMIAYVDRETATWAELPAKLEGGTPNIAGAIGLGAAVDYLTAIGMDVVAAHGQALGELAYQRLKAVGGVTVYGPPAPRGALVAFNLEGIHPHDVAQVFDSNGVAIRAGHHCAQPLLAWLGVGSTARASFYVYNTEADIDTLVEVIGETQRYFR, encoded by the coding sequence ATGACACGGACTTTAGTGGATATCCGGCAGGATTTTCCCATTTTGACGCGGGAAATTCACGGTCATCGACTCGTATATCTTGACAGTGCCGCCACCTCCCAAAAGCCGGAGTCGGTCATTCAAGCCATTGACCACTATTATCGACACTCGAATGCCAATGTGCTCCGGAGTGTGCATACGCTCGCGGAGGAGGCGACCACGCTCTATGAAGACGCGCGGCGCAAGGTGGCCCGCTTCATTGGCGCCAAAACCTCGCAAGAAGTGATTTTTACTCGCGGGACCACCGAGAGTTTAAACGTCGTCGCGCGAGGCTGGGGAGATAAATTTGTCCAGCCGGGCGACGAAATTGTCGTGTCACCGATGGAGCATCATTCGAATTTAATTCCTTGGCAGCAATTGGCGCAACGCCGGCAAGCCGTTTTACGCTTTGTGGAATTAAACGGCGACGGCACGATTGCCTTGGACGAGGTCCGTCGGGTGATTAACGCCAAAACCAAAATCGTGGCCCTATCCCGCATTTCCAATGTTCTCGGGACCATTAACCCGATTGCGGAAATCAGTGCTTTAGCCCATCAACAGGGTGCGGTGATGGTGGTGGACGGCGCGCAGTCGGTGCCGCACGAACCGACGGACGTCAAACGTCTGGGAGCGGATTTTTTGGCCTTTTCCGGGCACAAAATGTTAGGGCCGACCGGCATCGGTGTCTTATGGGGACGTCGCGAGTTGTTAGACGCGATGGATCCCGTGCTTTTTGGCGGGGAAATGATTGCCTATGTCGATCGGGAAACGGCGACGTGGGCCGAATTGCCGGCCAAATTGGAGGGCGGCACGCCAAACATCGCCGGAGCCATTGGGTTAGGGGCGGCCGTCGATTATTTAACCGCCATTGGCATGGACGTCGTCGCCGCGCACGGGCAAGCCTTAGGCGAATTGGCCTACCAACGGCTAAAAGCCGTCGGCGGCGTGACCGTTTATGGCCCCCCCGCACCTCGCGGTGCCCTGGTGGCATTTAACCTGGAAGGTATCCATCCCCATGACGTGGCCCAAGTGTTTGACTCCAATGGCGTGGCCATCCGAGCCGGGCATCATTGCGCACAACCGCTGTTGGCGTGGTTAGGCGTGGGATCTACCGCCCGTGCCAGTTTCTATGTCTATAATACCGAGGCTGACATCGATACCTTGGTGGAAGTCATCGGAGAAACGCAGAGGTACTTTCGCTGA